The DNA sequence GTGACGACGTCTATGTCAAATCCAATAATTGCGCCGGTTTTTACGTCGATAAATTCATAAAGTGGATAGTCTGCGCTTGTTCCAACTATTAAAACAGATTGGTCTTTTGGGGTAGGTGTAGACGATGCTATCCATTTAAAAATGTATGCAAAGATCAGGCAGGAAAAAATGATAATAATAATTCTTGATATCTTCATAAAAAGTAGCCTAACAAAATATTTTTTTAAATAAAACAATGATCAAAAAATTTCGTCAATCACTTGTTTAATTGGGCGAACCATTAATGGATCTTGCATTGCTTCATAAAAACTTTCATCATAAGTTCTGGTTTCAATAACCATTGGCATAGTGATTGCGTGACCAATGAGCAAAGCCTGTTTTTTAGTGTCAAGTGATCCAAGAACAGCTCGTAGCGTTGTAGCGTTTGGCGCACCATTTAAAACAGCTTGAATGTCTTTTTCGTCGCTGAGCTGAGCAACTACTTTTGTTCCAATTTGTGATAATACCTCAGCATCAATTCCAGATGGTCGCTGATCAATAATGAGCAAAGTTACATAATATTTTCGCATTTCTCGAGCAATAGTTCCAAAAATTGTTTGGCTTGCGGCGATTGGATTTAAAAATTTATGAGCTTCTTCGATTACAATCATAAGTTTTTCTGGCTCGTCATGGGCTTTTTGGGTGCCTAGATAATGCTCTGTTTTTTTTACATATTCATGGTGAATTCTTCGAGTGATAATGTTTGCCATGAGCAAATAACAAAAAGTAGAGGTAAAATTTCCAAACTCAAAAATTACATGTGTTCCCTTTGCAAGGTATTCAAGCAATCGGTCAATGACGGACTCGCTTCTTGGTAATTTTTTTACAAAGAATGGTAATTTTTCAATGCGTTTTAATTTTCGATAAAGCGCTGCTATCGATTCAGGATGAGCTCCAGTTTGTGATGCAAATTCTTTTGCATCGTGCCCTTGTTCTAAAAGTGCAAGCAACCACTCCTTTCCAAATTTATTATGAATTAAGTATGCAGCTTCAAGTGCTGTACTATGCAAATTAAGCTCTGCTTGAAGTGACAAAACATCTTCAACGCGAATATCTTCGTAGGAAAGTTGTACGACGACGTCAGGGCTTGCGCCGCGCCGCATGGTTGCAGCAGGGTCCAAAGAAAAAATTGCGACTTTTGATGGAAATAAAGATTTTAATCCCTTAACAAATTTCGCATCAGATTCTTGCCTTGCCTGAAGTCCATACTCATTGTGCATATCAAAAACAAGTATTGTGGCAGCTTGTCTTTTTATGAGTCCTGCTAAAAGCAGTCGGGTTAAAAATGTTTTTCCTGTTCCGCTTTTTCCAAAGACTCCACTACTT is a window from the Candidatus Dependentiae bacterium genome containing:
- a CDS encoding DUF87 domain-containing protein, producing the protein MNKPLGYIIEGSLTDGFVMRVSQEANIEEVKAGKFVAIAGNEYTFFSMITNLTLQVTHPDILLYPPSESEGFLRDFLKKKSIYATAQVKPMITLNKQGRTLPVKTVPQHFASVHEATERDVAAIFGSEAEKTKKYFNMGSPLDMNAPVCIDLEKLAERSSGVFGKSGTGKTFLTRLLLAGLIKRQAATILVFDMHNEYGLQARQESDAKFVKGLKSLFPSKVAIFSLDPAATMRRGASPDVVVQLSYEDIRVEDVLSLQAELNLHSTALEAAYLIHNKFGKEWLLALLEQGHDAKEFASQTGAHPESIAALYRKLKRIEKLPFFVKKLPRSESVIDRLLEYLAKGTHVIFEFGNFTSTFCYLLMANIITRRIHHEYVKKTEHYLGTQKAHDEPEKLMIVIEEAHKFLNPIAASQTIFGTIAREMRKYYVTLLIIDQRPSGIDAEVLSQIGTKVVAQLSDEKDIQAVLNGAPNATTLRAVLGSLDTKKQALLIGHAITMPMVIETRTYDESFYEAMQDPLMVRPIKQVIDEIF